A genome region from Methanobacterium bryantii includes the following:
- a CDS encoding DUF2341 domain-containing protein: MKIKIILLLCIIASSIITVGAIQEVWHSGNSEIKSLSSDGINIYAATPDNLKCLNPDGSQKWSKTYTINDNGQAIKLSKYALIGTDNDLRALNLSDGSQRWINYETLGVNQVIKYVFAKQGYVIASNDNKAIVIDRETGENKTQVIEANTLCKPYSTQGLYLTGTSEGIQAYKSILLPDLYIKNTKLESGKVTATIENKGLSTAKNVVVKFFYRKSDGSLKTLHRNLGDIQEGQSRDTPLYGNITAGYVNVDPYYTIKELNEDNNQKYFTYNQQNNTNPGDNQSENTTTPEEEFWLEGFNYKSNANIQYSGTTDLIDYTITKILVNFEAGKMKTNFDDVRFVSGNQVLNYTLKSKIDSDKAYFDVKVPVIKGNSGTNITMFSGNANAVSLSNPDNTYLLYDHFEGTELNSSKWEITAGTPTISDSILTLSGTSSKGICSKNTFNAPIYLEAKSHMSGIYSQIGIGPDKDLSSKLIAIYGTVPSSSAVLYVANGSGYNMIGYNSLGGTESIRGIGYYNHIVKGYENGELINGQIEGFDPNGPYYIEITGTYATQYVDYILARNYIYPEPTLGNWGSWISKT; this comes from the coding sequence GTGAAGATTAAAATAATTCTACTTTTATGTATAATAGCAAGTTCTATAATTACAGTTGGGGCAATACAAGAAGTTTGGCACTCTGGAAACAGTGAAATAAAATCATTAAGCAGTGATGGAATTAACATATACGCTGCAACACCTGATAACTTAAAATGTTTAAATCCTGACGGATCTCAAAAATGGTCAAAAACTTATACAATTAATGATAATGGACAAGCCATAAAACTAAGTAAATACGCATTAATAGGAACAGATAACGATTTAAGAGCTTTAAATTTAAGTGATGGTTCTCAAAGATGGATAAACTATGAAACATTGGGAGTAAACCAAGTAATTAAATATGTTTTCGCAAAACAAGGGTATGTAATAGCTTCAAATGATAATAAAGCAATAGTTATTGATAGAGAAACAGGAGAAAACAAAACACAAGTAATAGAAGCTAATACATTATGTAAACCTTATTCAACACAAGGACTTTATTTAACAGGCACAAGCGAAGGAATACAAGCATATAAAAGTATTTTATTACCTGATTTATACATTAAAAATACTAAATTAGAATCTGGAAAGGTTACAGCAACAATAGAGAACAAAGGATTAAGCACAGCAAAAAACGTAGTAGTAAAATTCTTTTATAGAAAATCTGATGGATCTTTAAAAACACTTCATAGGAATTTAGGAGATATTCAAGAAGGACAATCAAGAGACACACCACTTTATGGAAATATAACTGCTGGTTATGTGAATGTAGACCCTTATTATACAATTAAAGAACTAAACGAAGATAATAACCAGAAATATTTTACATACAATCAACAAAATAATACAAACCCTGGAGATAACCAGTCAGAGAATACAACAACACCAGAGGAAGAATTTTGGCTTGAAGGATTTAATTATAAATCAAATGCAAATATACAGTATTCAGGAACAACCGATTTAATTGATTATACAATAACAAAGATATTAGTCAATTTTGAAGCAGGGAAAATGAAAACTAATTTTGATGATGTAAGGTTTGTATCAGGAAATCAAGTATTAAATTATACTTTAAAATCTAAAATAGACAGTGATAAAGCATATTTTGACGTAAAAGTACCAGTAATTAAAGGAAATTCAGGAACAAATATAACAATGTTTTCAGGAAATGCAAACGCAGTAAGCTTGTCAAATCCAGATAACACATACTTATTATATGATCACTTTGAAGGAACAGAATTAAACTCATCAAAATGGGAAATAACAGCAGGAACACCAACAATAAGCGATAGTATTCTAACATTATCAGGTACAAGTTCAAAAGGAATATGTTCTAAAAACACATTTAACGCACCAATATACCTTGAAGCAAAAAGTCACATGTCAGGAATCTATTCACAGATAGGAATAGGACCAGATAAAGATTTAAGCAGTAAATTAATAGCTATCTATGGAACAGTTCCAAGCTCAAGCGCAGTATTATACGTTGCTAATGGTTCAGGTTACAACATGATAGGTTATAATTCCTTAGGTGGAACAGAAAGCATACGGGGAATAGGATATTATAATCATATAGTAAAAGGTTATGAGAACGGAGAACTAATAAATGGACAGATAGAAGGATTTGACCCAAACGGACCTTATTACATAGAAATAACTGGAACTTATGCAACTCAATACGTAGATTACATCCTTGCAAGAAATTACATATACCCTGAGCCAACTTTGGGAAACTGGGGATCCTGGATTTCAAAAACTTAA
- a CDS encoding outer membrane protein assembly factor BamB family protein: protein MQIKRQGLFIALVICLIASMGSAAAFTQAWNSGTGQPKYITSDGVNMYAAEGNNLDCVSPTGSSIWTVAHAVADNGSCLKVGKYVFLGEGNNVLALNKADGSTKWTATDPLGSGQAPKYILVKGAYVIVSNDNKVVILNREDGTNATPITDAATTAKPMLFGGLYIGGTASGVQAYNAIMLPDVRVKAINKQADKTTATIENIGLTNANSLLVKFVVRKTDGTYRTIHLNGGTVNAGSTKDVVINGAFSKGYVIVDPYYKMPELNEGNNQRYFS, encoded by the coding sequence GTGCAAATTAAAAGACAAGGTTTGTTTATAGCCCTAGTTATCTGTTTAATAGCATCAATGGGTAGTGCTGCAGCTTTTACACAAGCTTGGAACAGCGGAACTGGACAGCCTAAATACATAACCTCAGACGGTGTCAACATGTACGCCGCAGAAGGAAATAATTTAGATTGTGTCTCTCCAACAGGTTCAAGCATATGGACTGTAGCTCATGCAGTAGCAGACAATGGTTCATGTTTAAAAGTTGGTAAATACGTCTTTTTAGGTGAAGGAAACAACGTATTAGCTTTAAACAAAGCTGACGGCTCAACTAAATGGACAGCAACTGATCCTTTAGGAAGTGGTCAGGCACCTAAGTACATATTAGTAAAAGGAGCTTACGTAATTGTTTCAAATGATAACAAAGTCGTTATACTCAACAGAGAAGACGGAACTAACGCAACACCAATAACAGACGCAGCTACAACTGCAAAACCAATGTTATTTGGTGGATTATACATAGGTGGAACTGCTTCAGGTGTACAAGCTTATAACGCTATTATGTTACCAGATGTCAGAGTTAAAGCAATCAACAAACAGGCTGACAAAACCACTGCAACCATTGAAAACATCGGTTTAACCAATGCAAACAGCTTATTAGTCAAATTTGTTGTAAGAAAAACTGACGGTACATACAGAACAATACACCTAAACGGAGGAACTGTAAACGCTGGATCAACTAAAGACGTGGTAATTAACGGAGCTTTCAGTAAAGGATACGTCATAGTAGACCCTTACTACAAAATGCCAGAACTGAACGAAGGAAACAACCAGAGATACTTTAGTTAA
- a CDS encoding transglutaminase-like domain-containing protein codes for MKKITILLFVVFLCSITGGYFLGNSSHAGIKEQKVMNEADKQNSFDELKDVRAYAKTEIDIYNTPYGDELLLPDEEIEAMASEYNVSIQEVKDNIDYYNWQWHQDHPVIEGYTEAEINNCKVYCNNEEISTIDPEIENLEGFKGLCRLANWIRKNFDYQRGSATTAQGVISTGKGDCWGLTDLSKLILLNEGYNLKVIQLHTSEASNHRALEVKIDSEHWIRFDPSLITKHYGCKPFYHKVGIKTGILEVYQ; via the coding sequence ATGAAAAAAATCACTATTCTTCTTTTTGTAGTATTTTTATGTAGTATAACTGGAGGCTATTTTTTAGGAAATAGCAGCCACGCTGGCATAAAAGAACAAAAAGTAATGAATGAAGCAGATAAACAAAACAGTTTCGATGAATTAAAAGATGTCAGAGCTTACGCAAAAACAGAAATAGACATCTATAATACACCATACGGAGATGAACTACTTTTACCAGATGAAGAAATCGAAGCAATGGCAAGCGAGTATAATGTATCAATTCAGGAAGTAAAGGATAATATAGACTATTATAATTGGCAATGGCACCAAGACCACCCAGTTATAGAAGGATACACAGAAGCAGAAATCAATAATTGTAAAGTATATTGTAATAATGAAGAAATAAGCACAATAGACCCTGAAATAGAGAATTTAGAAGGATTTAAAGGTTTATGTAGATTAGCCAACTGGATTAGAAAAAATTTTGATTATCAAAGAGGCTCTGCAACAACAGCCCAAGGCGTAATTAGTACAGGTAAAGGCGATTGTTGGGGTTTAACAGATTTATCAAAATTGATTTTACTCAATGAAGGATACAATTTAAAAGTTATACAATTACATACAAGCGAAGCAAGTAACCACAGAGCTTTAGAAGTAAAAATTGATTCAGAACATTGGATAAGATTTGACCCTTCATTAATAACAAAACATTATGGATGTAAACCCTTTTATCACAAAGTAGGAATTAAAACAGGAATATTAGAGGTTTATCAATGA
- the hjc gene encoding Holliday junction resolvase Hjc produces MKSELMTPKQIKRMGIKHEQDLVKLFKDNDFSACRLVASGISNPDIFAADGEQTLILEVKTSHTSLIRVRSKQVYTLRTFAQRFKAKAYIAAKFLNRSNWRFVELQYLNVGIKGFSLDYNTAELKGITFNELISNESQTKLI; encoded by the coding sequence ATGAAATCAGAGCTTATGACGCCCAAACAAATAAAAAGAATGGGAATAAAGCATGAGCAAGATTTAGTGAAATTGTTTAAAGATAATGATTTCTCAGCTTGCAGGCTTGTAGCCTCTGGAATTTCAAACCCCGATATATTTGCAGCAGACGGAGAACAAACATTAATTTTAGAAGTGAAAACAAGCCATACAAGTTTAATAAGAGTTAGAAGTAAGCAGGTTTATACATTAAGGACATTTGCACAGAGATTTAAGGCAAAAGCATACATAGCAGCTAAATTTTTAAATAGGTCAAATTGGCGATTTGTAGAACTTCAATATCTAAATGTGGGGATTAAAGGGTTTTCTTTAGATTATAACACTGCAGAATTAAAAGGAATAACTTTTAACGAGCTAATAAGTAATGAATCACAAACAAAATTGATCTAA
- a CDS encoding metal-dependent hydrolase has translation MRYYTHITLGILLYALLVWLLDQPFTIAGILFTAWISIMPDLIERAIGEHRSWGHSIIWLIPVIASFLFNIQMGIAFASGFLGHILLDTITKKGVAFLYPFKKTRMVMPKKEKSRIQTGGKQEKALCLVLLLLLVPLAYGVVYGMPEYGILADGNNSTLKKTNSSNALSDFIDKITGNLKNNGTKSSNYKTGSSNYTPYTKTNAVDKTTDKVTDNTNNNDNNDDTYSLIDWLTDNQDNNTNNNQNTTNQTNQTNNETDNNQDLLDMLDPLFDDLTGAAGGDDIEQNITMEDDSQDYIPDSYDPGYNPDADYWDDSGDYSDSEDDGGFFFFTIAPLIKVVL, from the coding sequence ATGAGGTATTATACTCATATAACTTTAGGAATTTTATTATACGCCCTGTTAGTTTGGTTATTAGATCAACCTTTTACAATAGCAGGGATATTGTTCACAGCATGGATCTCTATAATGCCTGATTTGATTGAAAGAGCAATAGGAGAACATCGAAGCTGGGGACATTCTATAATTTGGTTAATTCCAGTTATAGCGAGTTTTTTATTTAATATACAAATGGGAATAGCATTTGCAAGTGGATTTCTAGGGCATATACTGTTAGATACAATTACAAAAAAAGGAGTAGCTTTTCTATACCCTTTCAAAAAAACAAGAATGGTAATGCCTAAAAAAGAAAAATCTAGAATTCAAACAGGTGGAAAACAAGAAAAAGCCTTATGTTTAGTACTTTTATTATTATTAGTACCCTTGGCATATGGTGTAGTTTATGGAATGCCTGAATATGGTATTTTAGCAGATGGAAATAATTCAACTCTTAAAAAAACAAACAGTAGTAATGCTTTAAGTGATTTCATAGATAAAATTACAGGGAATTTAAAAAATAATGGTACTAAATCATCTAATTATAAAACAGGAAGCTCAAATTATACACCTTATACAAAAACAAACGCAGTAGATAAAACAACAGACAAAGTAACCGATAATACAAACAATAATGATAATAACGACGATACATACAGTTTAATAGATTGGTTAACAGATAATCAAGACAATAACACAAATAACAACCAGAATACAACAAATCAAACTAATCAGACTAACAATGAAACAGACAATAATCAAGATTTACTAGATATGTTAGACCCTTTATTCGATGATTTAACAGGTGCAGCAGGCGGAGATGACATAGAACAGAATATAACAATGGAAGACGACAGTCAAGATTACATACCAGATAGTTACGACCCAGGATATAACCCGGACGCTGATTATTGGGATGATTCAGGAGATTATTCAGACAGTGAAGATGATGGAGGATTCTTTTTCTTCACAATAGCACCATTAATTAAGGTGGTATTATGA
- a CDS encoding CARDB domain-containing protein, translating to MNRYQGIAGIIVLTLLITAFFNFPETNAAYTPDLSIVKVSPNNYEGFSTYPKYVPGYAVEIANYGSGASKNTTLDFYIKTFDNKYLKKTIKVPALNAGKGTRIRFSMSNQTDGSFKEGYAVVNSNKAFKEIKFTNNARKFSLKEAMLSASNKTVTEVYQTAGTPTTWTGTTLNYTSPLSGKTGITRMYCKINFDNTRDISIWNITASIPGNLRDNVTIKSFGEYQQDSGHPTSWNDTSCTFNIDTYYNRLEYIEITVTGQNLESKNVFKEPIQVFKMDWINTDEEPDYGYWDYSDIAEGLTRNIQEDYSGVVTSNQTYTTTNAKTYTVHHNNVIELIVKGNTGGYYTAGWFITPKGTFNNVTGLYGNSEKPAILISNGQYGISQKIRSIQEIGFKIKGSNISGFTDFKSLGFRSWTWKEQY from the coding sequence ATGAATAGGTATCAAGGAATAGCGGGAATAATAGTATTAACTCTATTAATAACCGCTTTTTTTAATTTTCCAGAAACTAACGCAGCTTATACGCCAGATTTAAGCATTGTAAAAGTTTCACCAAACAATTATGAAGGATTTAGCACTTATCCAAAATATGTTCCGGGTTATGCTGTTGAAATAGCTAATTATGGTTCTGGAGCTTCAAAAAATACAACCCTTGATTTTTACATAAAAACATTTGATAACAAGTATTTAAAGAAAACAATAAAAGTACCGGCCTTAAATGCAGGAAAAGGAACCCGAATAAGGTTTTCAATGTCAAATCAAACAGATGGAAGCTTTAAAGAAGGTTACGCAGTAGTAAATTCAAATAAAGCATTTAAAGAAATAAAATTCACTAATAACGCCCGGAAATTTTCATTAAAAGAAGCAATGTTATCTGCAAGCAATAAAACAGTAACTGAAGTCTATCAAACAGCAGGCACACCCACAACATGGACAGGAACAACATTAAATTATACTTCTCCACTTTCAGGAAAAACAGGAATAACAAGGATGTATTGTAAAATTAATTTTGACAATACAAGAGATATAAGTATCTGGAATATAACGGCATCAATACCTGGAAATTTACGTGATAATGTAACAATAAAATCATTTGGAGAATATCAGCAAGACTCAGGACATCCAACAAGCTGGAATGATACATCATGCACTTTTAATATAGACACATACTACAACAGATTAGAATATATTGAAATAACAGTTACCGGACAGAATTTAGAAAGTAAAAACGTATTTAAAGAGCCAATTCAAGTATTTAAAATGGATTGGATCAATACAGATGAAGAACCAGACTATGGATATTGGGATTATTCAGACATAGCCGAAGGCTTAACAAGAAACATTCAAGAAGATTATTCGGGAGTTGTAACATCAAATCAAACTTATACAACAACAAACGCAAAAACTTACACAGTACATCATAATAATGTAATAGAGCTAATAGTAAAAGGAAATACAGGCGGATACTACACAGCAGGATGGTTTATAACTCCAAAAGGTACATTTAATAATGTAACTGGGTTATATGGAAACAGTGAAAAACCAGCTATTTTAATAAGTAATGGACAGTACGGTATAAGTCAAAAAATCAGAAGTATTCAAGAAATAGGGTTCAAAATAAAAGGTTCAAATATTTCAGGCTTCACAGATTTTAAAAGTTTAGGATTTAGATCATGGACATGGAAAGAACAATATTAA